A DNA window from Arachis duranensis cultivar V14167 chromosome 3, aradu.V14167.gnm2.J7QH, whole genome shotgun sequence contains the following coding sequences:
- the LOC107478262 gene encoding uncharacterized protein LOC107478262, whose protein sequence is MVRADASVSIKVLLNATAAHFGFRPTYRRIWLAKQKAVAFIYGDWDESYNELPRWVIGVQLTMSGTVAVLKTSPVRVGAQLDESQAYFHRLFWTFPPCIEAFRHCKPLVSIDGTHLYGKYGGTLLVAIAQDGNSNILPVAFALVEGENAESWAFFLSHLREHVTPQLGLLVISDRHNGIKVALEALDGGWLPLSAYRAFCIRHVAANFALTFKDKDARRLLVNAAYAKTEVELHYWFDILRSEDPAMCEWANRIEYSLWTQHCDEGRRFRHMTMNISECVNSILKGVRNLPVCSLVKAIYGRLGELFVRKGREAEAQQRTGQQFSQHLVKCIEANLKTARCFTVTLYDRDNSEFTVAETTPTSSFSLGSYRVSLASQTCDCGYFQALHFPCPHALACCAYSRLTWEPYVHQVYRLSLVLLGFG, encoded by the coding sequence ATGGTTAGGGCTGATGCATCCGTCAGCATCAAGGTGCTCCTAAATGCCACCGCTGCACACTTTGGGTTTAGGCCGACGTATAGGAGGATCTGGTTGGCCAAGCAGAAGGCTGTTGCCTTCATCTATGGTGACTGGGATGAGTCGTACAACGAGCTCCCAAGATGGGTGATAGGAGTCCAGTTGACGATGTCTGGTACTGTTGCAGTCCTTAAGACGAGTCCTGTTCGTGTTGGTGCACAGCTGGACGAGTCTCAAGCTTATTTTCACAGACTATTCTGGACATTTCCACCGTGTATCGAGGCATTCCGTCATTGCAAGCCCCTAGTTAGTATTGACGGCACCCATCTCTATGGCAAGTATGGGGGAACGTTGCTTGTCGCGATTGCACAGGACGGGAACTCCAACATACTCCCTGTGGCATTCGCATTAGTCGAGGGTGAGAATGCTGAGTCGTGGGCCTTCTTTCTCTCCCACCTGCGTGAGCATGTGACACCGCAGCTGGGTCTGCTGGTTATATCGGACAGGCATAACGGCATCAAGGTCGCGCTTGAGGCTCTTGACGGAGGATGGTTACCTTTGTCTGCATACCGGGCATTCTGCATTCGACATGTAGCGGCAAATTTTGCCTTAACCTTCAAGGACAAAGACGCAAGGAGGCTACTTGTGAATGCGGCGTACGCTAAGACCGAGGTTGAGTTACATTACTGGTTTGATATTCTGAGGTCTGAAGACCCGGCGATGTGTGAATGGGCGAACCGAATTGAGTATTCATTGTGGACACAGCATTGTGATGAGGGGCGTAGATTCAGACACATGACGATGAATATCTCTGAGTGTGTGAACTCAATCCTTAAGGGTGTTAGAAACCTTCCTGTGTGCTCGCTAGTGAAGGCAATATACGGAAGGTTGGGCGAATTATTTGTTCGCAAAGGGAGAGAGGCTGAGGCGCAGCAGCGAACCGGACAACAATTTAGTCAGCACTTGGTGAAGTGTATAGAGGCCAACTTGAAGACGGCTAGGTGCTTCACGGTGACTTTGTACGACAGGGATAACTCCGAGTTCACCGTCGCAGAGACGACTCCTACTAGTTCTTTCTCACTGGGTAGCTACAGAGTCTCGCTTGCATCTCAGACATGTGACTGCGGATACTTCCAGGCACTTCATTTCCCGTGTCCCCACGCACTGGCATGCTGTGCCTACTCACGGCTTACATGGGAGCCTTACGTCCACCAGGTGTATCGTCTTAGTTTGGTcttgttaggatttggttga